A part of Mucilaginibacter defluvii genomic DNA contains:
- a CDS encoding nucleotide pyrophosphohydrolase, translating to MEIKEAQHLVDSWIKTTGVRYFNELTNTAILMEEVGEVARIMARQYGEQSFKKSDTEVNLADEMADVLFVLICLANQTGIDLTDALSKNLDKKNIRDADRHKNNEKLK from the coding sequence ATGGAAATTAAGGAAGCGCAGCATCTTGTTGATAGCTGGATAAAAACAACAGGTGTGCGGTATTTTAACGAGTTAACCAATACCGCCATTTTAATGGAAGAAGTAGGTGAAGTGGCCCGCATTATGGCCAGGCAATACGGCGAGCAATCATTCAAAAAATCAGATACAGAGGTTAACCTGGCTGATGAAATGGCCGATGTGTTGTTTGTACTGATTTGCCTGGCCAACCAAACCGGTATTGACCTTACTGATGCACTGTCAAAAAACCTGGACAAAAAGAATATCCGCGATGCCGACAGGCACAAGAACAATGAGAAACTAAAATAG
- a CDS encoding DUF4349 domain-containing protein — translation MKKFALAAIAALVITGCQDKKGVSYGFADKAENLTVNDVVLTEPPVANQSLKATPEPSSSIQKKIIKEGDISFETNDIVKARKRVTDALKAVGGYVNEERQANNSYEKRNEYTLDVRIPAAKFDGFLKDITSAGDRIESKSIRSRDVTTEYIDVTTRLNNKKALEKRYLELLSKAGKMADVLEIENKLNDVRTEIESNQGQLNYLSKQIDFSSLNITFYTQQSSKDNGQGFGYRWQKAIGDSVDIAVTLFFGLITLWPVWLAAAIIVYVVRRLIKRRNAKRAKQQAS, via the coding sequence ATGAAAAAATTTGCGCTTGCCGCTATAGCGGCATTAGTTATTACCGGATGCCAGGATAAAAAAGGAGTTTCGTACGGTTTTGCCGATAAAGCTGAAAATTTAACAGTTAACGATGTTGTTTTAACTGAGCCGCCGGTAGCTAATCAGTCATTAAAAGCAACGCCGGAACCATCGTCATCTATACAAAAAAAGATCATTAAGGAAGGTGATATCAGCTTTGAAACCAACGATATTGTCAAGGCGCGCAAACGGGTAACGGATGCCTTGAAAGCCGTTGGCGGCTACGTGAATGAAGAGCGGCAGGCCAATAACAGTTACGAAAAACGTAACGAATATACGTTGGATGTGCGCATCCCGGCCGCTAAGTTTGACGGCTTTTTAAAGGACATTACATCCGCGGGCGACAGGATAGAATCAAAAAGCATTCGTTCAAGAGATGTTACTACCGAATATATTGACGTTACCACCCGCCTCAACAATAAAAAGGCGCTGGAAAAACGTTACCTCGAACTATTAAGCAAAGCCGGTAAAATGGCCGATGTACTCGAGATAGAGAATAAGCTGAATGACGTACGCACCGAAATTGAAAGCAACCAGGGTCAACTCAATTACCTGAGTAAACAAATCGACTTCAGCTCGTTAAATATTACCTTTTACACACAGCAATCATCCAAAGATAACGGCCAGGGCTTTGGCTACAGGTGGCAAAAAGCGATAGGCGACAGTGTTGATATCGCAGTAACATTATTCTTCGGACTGATTACTTTGTGGCCGGTATGGCTGGCGGCGGCAATTATTGTGTATGTTGTGCGCCGGTTAATAAAACGCCGCAACGCTAAACGTGCGAAACAACAGGCCAGTTAA
- a CDS encoding 2-phosphosulfolactate phosphatase has translation MTDQTNSVTQSRPKLAVCLTPALLPLYKVEEYIVVVIDVFRATTSICYGIENGAEAIIPVSQVEECAAYREKGLSYLLAAERDGQVVAGFDFGNSPFSYTAEKVAGKIVVLTTTNGTHALHLSRSAKQIVIGSFLNLTALCSWLKDQHENILLVCSGWKNNFNLEDTLFAGAVVEQLKGSVHRTDDPAIAANDLYQLAKDDLAGYLSKTSHSERLKQLGIEKDIAFCLNVDLTTAIPVLQGEKLVKLSV, from the coding sequence TTGACTGATCAAACAAACAGCGTAACGCAAAGCAGGCCAAAGTTAGCGGTTTGCCTAACCCCGGCCCTGCTGCCGCTTTACAAGGTGGAAGAATATATTGTTGTGGTGATCGATGTATTTCGCGCCACAACATCTATTTGCTACGGTATTGAAAACGGTGCCGAAGCCATCATCCCCGTATCGCAGGTGGAGGAATGCGCCGCTTACCGTGAAAAGGGCCTCAGCTACCTGCTGGCTGCCGAGCGTGATGGCCAGGTGGTTGCCGGGTTTGATTTTGGAAACTCACCCTTTTCGTACACTGCCGAAAAGGTTGCCGGAAAAATAGTTGTACTCACCACAACCAACGGCACGCACGCGCTGCACCTTTCGCGCAGTGCAAAGCAGATTGTTATCGGCTCGTTTTTAAACCTGACGGCCTTGTGCAGCTGGCTGAAAGATCAGCATGAAAACATTTTGCTGGTATGCTCGGGCTGGAAAAATAACTTTAACCTGGAAGATACCCTGTTTGCCGGTGCCGTGGTTGAACAGCTTAAAGGCTCCGTACACCGCACAGATGACCCGGCCATTGCCGCAAACGACCTTTATCAGTTAGCGAAGGACGACCTTGCCGGCTATCTCAGCAAAACATCGCACAGCGAACGCCTTAAACAGCTGGGCATTGAAAAGGATATTGCCTTTTGCCTTAATGTTGATTTAACCACCGCCATCCCCGTTTTGCAGGGCGAAAAACTGGTTAAGCTAAGCGTTTAA
- the gcvT gene encoding glycine cleavage system aminomethyltransferase GcvT: MKNTALTDIHIKAGAKMVPFAGYNMPVQYAGINAEHETVRKAVGVFDVSHMGEFILKGDKALDLIQRVTSNDASKLYDGKVQYSCLPNEDGGIVDDLLVYRIDEKTYMLVVNASNIEKDWNWILKFNTEGVDMKDISDRTSLLAVQGPKAAEALQSLTDIDLASMEYYTFKKGTFAGIDNVLVSATGYTGAGGFEIYFNNANAEAIWDAIFKAGEPFGIKPIGLGARDTLRLEMGFCLYGNDIDDTTSPLEAGLGWVTKFSKEFTNSANLAEQKQAGVSKKLVGFEMIERGIPRHDYEIVDAEGNNIGRVTSGTQSPSLQKAVGLGYVANAFAKEGTEIYIKIRDNKVKAKVAKPPFYK, from the coding sequence ATGAAAAATACCGCATTAACCGATATACATATTAAGGCGGGCGCTAAAATGGTGCCTTTTGCCGGTTACAATATGCCTGTACAATACGCCGGCATCAATGCCGAACATGAAACCGTGCGCAAAGCCGTTGGCGTTTTTGACGTAAGCCACATGGGCGAATTCATCCTGAAAGGCGATAAGGCGCTTGACCTGATACAGCGTGTAACCAGTAACGACGCCTCAAAATTGTATGACGGCAAGGTGCAATACTCATGCCTGCCTAATGAGGACGGCGGTATTGTTGACGACTTGCTGGTTTACCGTATTGACGAAAAAACCTATATGCTGGTAGTTAACGCCTCGAATATTGAAAAGGACTGGAACTGGATATTAAAATTCAATACCGAAGGTGTTGATATGAAAGATATATCAGACCGTACCTCGCTGCTGGCCGTGCAAGGCCCTAAAGCAGCCGAAGCCCTGCAAAGCCTGACCGATATCGACCTGGCTTCAATGGAATACTACACCTTTAAAAAAGGCACCTTTGCAGGTATTGATAACGTGCTGGTATCAGCAACGGGTTATACCGGTGCGGGTGGTTTTGAGATCTATTTTAATAACGCCAATGCTGAAGCTATCTGGGATGCCATTTTTAAGGCAGGCGAGCCCTTCGGCATTAAGCCGATAGGTTTGGGCGCACGTGATACCTTGCGTTTAGAGATGGGTTTTTGTCTTTATGGTAATGACATTGACGATACTACCTCACCGCTTGAGGCCGGTTTAGGCTGGGTAACTAAATTCAGTAAGGAGTTTACCAACTCGGCAAACCTGGCCGAGCAAAAACAGGCCGGTGTAAGCAAAAAGCTGGTAGGTTTTGAAATGATAGAGCGCGGCATACCTCGCCACGATTATGAGATAGTTGATGCCGAAGGCAACAACATTGGCCGGGTAACATCGGGCACGCAATCGCCGTCGCTGCAAAAAGCGGTTGGCTTAGGTTATGTGGCCAACGCCTTTGCTAAAGAAGGTACCGAGATCTATATCAAAATTCGTGATAACAAAGTAAAGGCTAAGGTTGCCAAACCTCCTTTTTACAAATAG
- a CDS encoding glycosyltransferase family 4 protein has protein sequence MNILILTHRALFPQNGGYPIVVYNTIRGLLAQGHQVTLISLDEKQVTDRHYKSDDILDSITYRHCSVNTDIGFLKGFTSLFTAAVPFIDKYFDERAEKLLIDELRKTDYDIVQFEGLFVTPYLNAVKKYSKAKIIYRAHNIEHQVWHRIAQRKADPFKRIYLMLLAKRIKDYEISQLSRFDGIIAFTDQDKNCIIEYGAKAPVEILPISIELDKYAPCTEKTEFPSLFFLGSLGWMPNLEGIEWFIDNFHADLTEGDLRVRFYLAGNDIPETFDDYEVPGKIYIQGEVDDALEFVNSKAIMIVPLLSGGGMRVKIVEGMAMQKCIISTSLGAEGIDYTHGQNIIIANTRTEFLNAIKRCIADEQYCRRIGENARKLVEERHNVTAVTNRLTGYYSQLIRP, from the coding sequence TTGAATATTTTGATACTGACTCACCGGGCTTTGTTTCCGCAAAACGGCGGTTACCCTATTGTGGTATATAATACCATACGGGGATTGCTTGCGCAGGGCCATCAGGTAACGTTGATATCCTTAGATGAAAAGCAGGTAACAGATCGCCATTACAAATCAGACGATATACTGGATAGTATCACCTACCGCCACTGCAGCGTAAATACTGATATCGGTTTTTTAAAGGGCTTTACGAGTTTGTTTACCGCGGCTGTACCTTTTATTGATAAGTATTTTGATGAGCGTGCCGAAAAGTTACTGATTGATGAATTGCGTAAAACCGATTACGATATTGTGCAATTTGAGGGCTTGTTCGTAACGCCATATCTTAACGCGGTAAAAAAATATTCAAAAGCTAAAATAATTTACCGCGCCCATAATATAGAGCACCAGGTATGGCACCGCATAGCGCAGCGCAAGGCCGATCCGTTTAAGCGGATATACCTGATGTTGCTGGCCAAGCGGATAAAGGACTATGAGATTAGTCAGCTAAGCCGGTTTGACGGCATCATCGCCTTTACCGATCAGGATAAGAATTGCATTATTGAGTACGGGGCCAAAGCCCCGGTAGAAATTTTGCCCATCAGTATCGAGTTGGATAAATATGCGCCATGTACCGAAAAAACGGAGTTCCCAAGCCTTTTCTTTTTAGGCTCATTAGGCTGGATGCCCAACCTGGAAGGTATTGAGTGGTTTATTGATAATTTTCATGCCGACCTTACAGAGGGTGATTTGCGCGTTCGCTTTTACCTGGCCGGTAATGATATACCCGAAACATTTGATGATTACGAGGTGCCCGGTAAAATATACATCCAGGGCGAGGTTGATGATGCGCTGGAGTTTGTAAACAGCAAAGCTATCATGATTGTTCCGTTGCTTTCAGGCGGTGGTATGCGGGTGAAGATTGTTGAGGGTATGGCCATGCAGAAATGTATTATCTCTACATCATTGGGAGCTGAGGGGATTGATTATACGCACGGCCAGAACATCATTATCGCCAACACCCGTACCGAGTTTTTAAATGCGATTAAGCGTTGCATTGCCGATGAGCAGTATTGCCGCCGTATTGGCGAAAACGCCCGCAAGCTGGTTGAGGAACGCCACAATGTAACAGCCGTTACCAACCGCCTTACCGGCTACTACAGCCAATTGATCAGGCCTTAA
- a CDS encoding ribonuclease HII, with product MLLARYQYDLLEAGCDEAGRGCLAGPVFAAAVILPADFEHPLLNDSKQLPEDARYKLRDEIQQTALAWAVASCCNKEIDSINILNASFLAMHRAIEQLSITPEFLIIDGNRFNKYGTTPHFCIVEGDAKYYSIAAASILAKTYRDDYMKLIAAEHPQYDWHSNKGYPTIKHRNMVLQNGHTPYHRLSFKVTEPQLKLKFQDTL from the coding sequence ATGTTGTTAGCGCGGTATCAGTATGATTTGCTTGAAGCGGGGTGTGATGAGGCAGGCCGTGGTTGTTTGGCTGGGCCGGTTTTTGCTGCCGCGGTAATTTTACCTGCCGATTTTGAACATCCGCTGCTCAATGATTCCAAGCAACTGCCCGAAGATGCCCGTTATAAACTGCGCGACGAGATACAGCAAACTGCTTTAGCCTGGGCGGTAGCATCATGCTGCAACAAGGAGATTGATAGCATCAATATCCTGAACGCTTCTTTTTTAGCCATGCACCGGGCAATTGAGCAGTTAAGTATTACACCCGAATTTCTAATTATTGATGGTAACCGCTTTAACAAATACGGTACCACGCCGCACTTTTGCATTGTAGAGGGCGATGCCAAGTATTACAGTATCGCGGCTGCATCCATACTGGCCAAAACCTATCGCGACGATTATATGAAGCTGATCGCTGCCGAACACCCGCAGTACGATTGGCACAGTAACAAAGGATATCCTACCATAAAACACCGCAATATGGTTTTGCAAAACGGCCATACGCCATACCACCGGCTAAGCTTTAAAGTAACAGAGCCGCAGCTAAAGCTCAAGTTTCAGGATACATTGTAA
- a CDS encoding response regulator: MSDPAKTIIIFDDDNDILSICSYILEEHGWNVHTFEDCNDIVNRVSVIMPDVILMDNWIPDTGGIKATRTLKENEDLKNIPVVYFSANSDIESLAGAAGAETYLAKPFDLDDLVSTIAKVAHK, translated from the coding sequence ATGAGCGACCCGGCGAAAACTATAATAATTTTTGATGACGATAACGATATTCTTTCCATCTGTTCGTACATTTTAGAAGAACACGGCTGGAACGTGCATACTTTTGAGGATTGCAATGATATTGTTAACCGTGTTTCAGTTATTATGCCGGATGTAATTTTGATGGATAACTGGATACCCGACACCGGCGGCATAAAAGCTACGCGCACCCTTAAAGAAAACGAGGACCTGAAAAATATTCCGGTAGTATATTTTTCTGCAAACAGCGATATTGAATCACTTGCAGGTGCAGCAGGCGCCGAAACTTACCTGGCAAAACCATTTGATCTGGACGACCTGGTATCTACCATAGCAAAAGTGGCGCACAAATAA
- a CDS encoding TonB-dependent receptor, translating into MMKRYLLMLAMMFAVTLTTYAQTGRSVSGTVIDSTKLSVPGASVKLTSAEGDSVVAAADMNGKFNFPSVKGTKINVTVTSIGYQVLLKHYSLEAGTEPVSLGNIMIQVQNNQLNQVNIVGAPNPVTLKEDTVEYKISTYKVRDNAPVEDAIRKMPGVDVDKDGNVSAQGKSVTRVRVNGKDFFAGDLKTATQNLPADIVESVQIIDDYGDQANLTGVKTGEPNKILNINIRKDKNYGYSLQATAGEGTDALPSNEANNANRYLGNVNYFKFKGDQQISVLGNLNNTNLNTFSFGGSTGGGFGGNFNGGGRGGGGRGNALRGGGGSTTTNANGITDAKSLGLNFRDQWGKNVSVYGSYSFNDNSTFTNNSSLQINRFQNPSTSSSNSRETNSPLNHRFNFNVEWKPDTVNYFKFTPSFSYSRTNTVGTEDVVYTLADSARASANQSYTVNSLTNTTSPSYGINALYNHKFGRRGRNFSLNLSWNTAKNDQFDNPIYNYTAGTPTTPLNQRINTNSRTTTWGANFAYMEPLSKVSFLELNYAYNHSNTSSDKLTDTLSYTGTTPPTSYNDGDFNRYALLSNSYDYTFTTNRVGLNYRLVESKYNLTAGFGVQPASLKGNSINAPQTVKNTFNFIPTARFVYNFSRSKSINFNYNGQANQPSFNQLQPVLDLSNALYPVLGNPDLKPSFTNTLEARYNNFSFETGNVFFTRFAYTTTMDQVVSQTTTYSRFTEATLAADPSLKNLQNTNLTTYRNADGYYQLSGFGVFSKPFAERKYTLFLNGNVSYSNNIGYSNSVDSLNRASAFEKNISKNLVLTPGVRFRVNIDDVMDAEVNSSYAINRTVSAIGNNPLLNTNARTLNLGVNGKNYFWKDWTLFYDFTRSINYGYNVAVTNPNILNVYVERRFLKDNVATIRLSGLDLLNQNRGFTSTDNGTITTQSNVNRLSRYVLLTFSLRLRKFAGGAPSQGGRDYRQGGGGPGAGGPPPGGGPM; encoded by the coding sequence ATGATGAAACGATATTTACTGATGCTGGCCATGATGTTTGCGGTAACGCTAACTACCTATGCGCAAACAGGCCGGTCGGTTAGCGGAACAGTGATAGATTCTACAAAGCTTTCAGTGCCCGGCGCAAGTGTAAAACTTACCTCGGCAGAGGGCGACAGCGTTGTAGCGGCGGCGGACATGAACGGCAAATTCAACTTTCCATCAGTAAAAGGCACTAAAATAAATGTTACGGTAACTTCCATCGGTTACCAGGTATTGCTTAAACATTACTCGCTTGAGGCGGGTACCGAACCGGTATCGTTAGGTAACATTATGATCCAGGTGCAAAATAACCAGCTTAACCAGGTGAATATAGTAGGTGCGCCCAACCCGGTAACGCTTAAGGAGGATACCGTTGAATACAAAATAAGCACCTACAAAGTGCGCGACAATGCCCCGGTTGAGGATGCCATACGCAAAATGCCAGGTGTTGATGTTGATAAGGATGGTAACGTTTCTGCCCAAGGTAAATCAGTTACCCGGGTACGTGTTAACGGCAAGGATTTTTTTGCCGGCGACTTAAAAACAGCAACCCAAAACCTGCCTGCAGACATTGTGGAAAGCGTGCAGATTATTGATGATTACGGCGACCAGGCTAACCTTACCGGTGTTAAAACGGGTGAACCGAATAAGATATTGAATATTAACATCCGTAAGGATAAAAACTACGGCTACTCTTTACAGGCAACTGCCGGTGAGGGTACCGACGCGCTGCCAAGTAACGAGGCTAATAATGCCAACCGTTACCTGGGTAATGTAAACTATTTTAAATTTAAAGGCGATCAGCAAATATCCGTTTTAGGCAACCTGAACAACACCAACTTAAACACGTTTAGCTTCGGCGGATCAACCGGCGGTGGTTTTGGCGGCAACTTTAATGGCGGCGGCAGGGGCGGCGGTGGCCGTGGTAACGCCCTGCGTGGTGGCGGTGGCAGCACTACTACCAATGCAAACGGTATTACAGATGCTAAATCATTAGGCCTTAACTTTAGGGATCAATGGGGTAAAAATGTATCGGTTTACGGTAGTTACAGCTTTAACGATAACAGTACGTTTACCAACAATTCATCGTTACAGATAAACCGTTTCCAGAACCCGAGCACCAGCAGCTCGAACAGCCGCGAAACCAACAGCCCGTTAAATCACCGTTTTAATTTTAACGTGGAGTGGAAACCCGATACGGTAAACTACTTCAAGTTCACGCCGTCTTTCTCATACTCGCGTACTAACACAGTGGGTACCGAGGATGTGGTTTATACCCTTGCCGATAGTGCCCGTGCAAGCGCTAACCAGTCTTATACCGTTAACTCATTAACCAATACAACATCGCCAAGCTATGGCATCAATGCGTTATATAACCACAAGTTTGGCAGGCGCGGCCGTAACTTCAGCTTAAACTTAAGCTGGAACACCGCCAAGAACGATCAGTTTGATAACCCCATATACAACTATACCGCGGGTACACCAACTACACCATTAAACCAGCGCATTAATACTAATAGCCGTACTACTACCTGGGGTGCCAACTTTGCTTACATGGAGCCCTTGAGCAAAGTATCATTCCTTGAGCTTAATTACGCTTATAATCACTCTAACACCAGCAGTGATAAATTGACGGATACCTTAAGCTACACCGGTACCACGCCACCAACCAGTTATAACGATGGCGACTTTAACCGTTATGCGCTGTTGAGCAATAGTTACGATTATACTTTTACCACCAACAGAGTAGGGCTTAACTACCGTTTGGTTGAAAGTAAATATAACCTGACCGCCGGTTTCGGTGTGCAGCCGGCCTCGTTAAAAGGCAACTCGATAAATGCGCCGCAAACCGTTAAAAACACTTTTAACTTTATACCTACCGCGCGCTTTGTTTATAACTTTTCGCGCAGCAAATCAATCAATTTTAATTATAACGGGCAAGCCAATCAGCCATCGTTCAACCAGTTACAGCCGGTGCTCGACCTGTCGAACGCTTTGTACCCGGTGTTGGGTAATCCTGATCTGAAACCATCGTTCACTAACACGCTCGAAGCGCGCTATAACAACTTTAGCTTTGAGACAGGCAATGTTTTCTTTACCCGATTTGCTTACACCACTACTATGGACCAGGTGGTATCGCAAACCACTACTTACTCCAGATTTACTGAGGCTACGCTGGCGGCAGATCCATCGCTAAAAAACCTGCAGAATACCAACTTAACTACTTATCGTAATGCCGATGGCTATTACCAGTTAAGCGGTTTTGGTGTGTTTTCAAAACCATTTGCCGAGCGTAAATACACTTTGTTCCTGAATGGTAACGTTTCTTACAGCAACAACATTGGTTACTCAAACAGCGTGGATAGCTTGAACCGCGCATCAGCTTTCGAGAAGAATATCTCTAAAAACCTGGTGTTAACTCCCGGTGTACGTTTCAGGGTTAATATCGATGATGTGATGGATGCCGAGGTGAACAGCAGCTACGCCATAAACCGTACGGTTAGCGCTATCGGTAATAACCCATTGCTAAATACCAATGCCCGTACATTAAACCTGGGTGTTAACGGTAAAAACTATTTCTGGAAAGATTGGACGCTGTTTTATGATTTTACCCGATCGATAAATTATGGCTATAACGTTGCAGTTACCAATCCTAACATCCTGAATGTTTATGTGGAACGCCGTTTCCTGAAAGATAATGTAGCTACCATACGCCTGTCAGGGCTTGACCTGTTGAACCAGAACCGGGGTTTTACCTCAACTGATAATGGCACTATCACCACACAAAGTAACGTGAACAGGCTTAGCCGCTATGTATTGCTTACCTTCTCTTTAAGGTTACGCAAATTTGCAGGTGGTGCGCCATCACAAGGCGGCCGCGATTACCGTCAAGGCGGCGGTGGCCCGGGAGCAGGTGGGCCGCCTCCGGGTGGCGGCCCAATGTAA
- the rsgA gene encoding ribosome small subunit-dependent GTPase A, protein MQGLITKSTGSWYQAQTPDGQRYDCRIKGKFRIKGITTTNPIAVGDVVDFELEPEQGTGVITNLHPRKNYIIRKSINLSKQAQIIAANLDQALLVVTLASPRTSLGFIDRFLVTAEAYDIPAKLIFNKLDLFSDEGLEILQAYKAIYEDIGYPCYEVSALEGTNIDAVQALLKDNITLISGHSGVGKSSLINRLLPDLDLRTHQISEWSDKGMHTTTFAEMFELPQGGFIIDTPGIRELGIIDIEKQELSHFFPEMRERMHDCRFNNCRHINEPGCAVLEALENEDIAPSRYESYLSIYNGNDTRS, encoded by the coding sequence ATGCAGGGATTAATTACAAAATCAACCGGGAGCTGGTACCAGGCGCAAACGCCCGACGGACAACGTTACGATTGCCGTATAAAGGGCAAGTTCCGTATAAAGGGTATTACCACTACCAACCCCATTGCCGTTGGCGATGTGGTTGATTTTGAATTGGAACCCGAGCAAGGCACCGGGGTGATCACCAATCTGCATCCGCGTAAAAATTATATCATCCGCAAATCCATCAACCTGTCAAAACAAGCGCAGATCATTGCCGCCAATCTGGATCAGGCCTTGCTGGTGGTAACCCTGGCCTCGCCGCGAACCTCGCTGGGTTTTATCGACCGCTTTTTGGTTACCGCCGAAGCCTATGATATTCCGGCTAAACTGATCTTTAATAAACTCGACCTTTTTAGCGACGAAGGCTTGGAAATATTACAGGCTTATAAAGCCATTTACGAGGATATTGGTTATCCCTGCTATGAGGTATCGGCGCTTGAGGGTACTAATATTGACGCTGTACAGGCTTTGCTCAAAGATAATATCACCCTGATCTCCGGTCATTCCGGCGTAGGTAAATCAAGTTTGATCAACCGCCTGTTGCCAGACCTTGACCTGCGTACACACCAGATATCTGAATGGAGCGATAAGGGCATGCACACCACTACCTTTGCCGAAATGTTTGAACTGCCGCAAGGCGGATTTATTATTGATACGCCCGGCATACGTGAGCTGGGTATCATCGATATTGAGAAACAGGAGCTCAGCCACTTCTTTCCCGAAATGCGGGAGCGTATGCACGATTGCCGCTTTAATAACTGCCGACATATTAATGAGCCTGGATGTGCCGTGCTTGAAGCGCTTGAAAACGAAGATATAGCGCCCTCACGCTACGAAAGTTACTTGAGCATTTATAACGGCAATGATACTCGCAGTTAA
- a CDS encoding carbon-nitrogen hydrolase family protein, translated as MKIALASPPFPGSIHQALLNLEQLTEQAAGQGAVIICFPETYIPGYPMPGFKPEQGSSEKMDAALKRVCKIASQHNIAIIIPMDKYTPEGIYNVAYVISAQGEVLGYQTKNQLDPSEDNIWIPGTERELFEVNGLKFGITICHEGFRYPESVRWAARNGAHVVFHPHFGGSDITGTTPTEWGSMSSPYYEKAMMMRALENTIYFASVNNATRYPDSASSVIAPDGTCLAYQPYGVPGVMVVDIDPALATGNLAKRFKPALYADEYSKIK; from the coding sequence ATGAAGATCGCCTTAGCCTCGCCGCCCTTTCCGGGCAGTATTCATCAAGCCCTTTTAAATCTCGAACAACTTACTGAGCAGGCCGCTGGCCAGGGAGCTGTAATTATCTGTTTCCCCGAAACCTATATTCCGGGGTACCCGATGCCGGGCTTTAAGCCGGAACAAGGCTCGTCCGAGAAAATGGATGCCGCACTGAAAAGAGTCTGTAAGATAGCCTCTCAGCATAACATCGCCATTATTATACCGATGGATAAATACACGCCCGAAGGCATATATAATGTAGCTTACGTAATATCGGCACAGGGCGAGGTGCTGGGCTATCAAACCAAAAATCAGCTCGACCCTTCGGAAGACAATATATGGATTCCTGGCACGGAACGCGAACTGTTTGAAGTAAACGGATTGAAATTTGGCATCACTATTTGCCATGAAGGTTTCCGCTACCCGGAGTCAGTACGCTGGGCGGCACGCAATGGGGCGCATGTGGTTTTTCACCCGCATTTTGGCGGTAGTGATATCACCGGCACCACGCCAACTGAATGGGGCAGCATGAGCAGCCCTTACTATGAAAAGGCTATGATGATGCGCGCCCTGGAGAACACTATTTACTTTGCCAGCGTTAATAATGCCACCCGCTATCCCGATTCGGCATCATCAGTAATAGCGCCTGATGGTACCTGTTTGGCGTATCAGCCTTATGGCGTTCCGGGTGTAATGGTGGTTGATATTGATCCGGCGCTGGCTACAGGCAATCTCGCAAAAAGATTTAAGCCAGCGCTTTATGCCGACGAATATTCAAAAATAAAATAG